TGGCCCATGGCAAGCAGAAGCAGCTCGAACTGGCCGTCGCGCTGGCGGCCGACCCCAGGATCCTGCTGCTCGACGAGCCTACGGCCGGCATGTCCATTGCCGAGACGCTGTCCAGCATCAGCCTGATCCGCGACATCGTGCAGCAACGCGGCATCACGCTGCTGTTCACCGAACATGACATGAATGTGGTGTTCGAGATCGCCAGCACGATTTCCGTCCTGCACCACGGCGAGATCATCGCGACCGGCCTGCCGGACGAGGTCCGCGCCAATGATGACGTCCAGCGCATCTATCTGGGGAGGGAATGAGATGAGCCTGCTGCAAGTCGAGGCGATCAACGTCTCTTACGGTCTCAGCAAGGTGCTGCATGACGTGTCCCTGAACGTCGAAAAGGGCGAGTTGGTCGCGCTGGTGGGCCGGAATGGCGTCGGCAAATCCACCACCATGCGGGCCATCATGGGAATCACGCCGCCCGCCTCGGGCGCGGTGACCTGGAAGGACCGCAAGATCACCGGCAGGCCATCGCATCTGAACGCGCGCGACGGGCTGGGTTATGTCCCCGAGGAGCGGCGCATCTTCGGTTCGCTGACCGTCTGGGAAAACCTCGACGTGGCCCGGTTGCCGCCGCGCGCGGGTTTCGAGCCCTGGAACGAGGAGCGCGTCTTTGCCCTCTTCCCCGACCTCGAACGGTTCCGGGACCGGCCCGGCGGGTTGCTCAGCGGCGGGCAGCAGCAGATGCTGACCATCGCCCGCACGCTGATGGGCAACCCCGAGCTGATACTGCTGGACGAGCCCTC
This window of the Paracoccus sp. N5 genome carries:
- a CDS encoding ABC transporter ATP-binding protein — translated: MSLLQVEAINVSYGLSKVLHDVSLNVEKGELVALVGRNGVGKSTTMRAIMGITPPASGAVTWKDRKITGRPSHLNARDGLGYVPEERRIFGSLTVWENLDVARLPPRAGFEPWNEERVFALFPDLERFRDRPGGLLSGGQQQMLTIARTLMGNPELILLDEPSEGVAPLIVAQIGEKIRELRDSGVSIIMAEQNLDFVLALSDRCYVLEKGAVVYHGTAAELRQNEEIQNRHLHI